Below is a genomic region from Granulicella sp. L56.
TGCGCCATCGCTCATCGCTTTGTCCGGGTTCGGGTGCATCTCCATCAGCAGGCCATCAGCCCCGGCAGCGACGCTGGCCAGCGCCATGGGGGGCACCAGGTCGCGGATACCGACGCCGTGCGAAGGATCGCCGAAGACGGGCAGGTGGGTCAGCTTCTTGAGCACGGGGATCGCCGAGATGTCCATGGTGTTGCGGGTATAGGTCTCGTAGGTGCGAATGCCGCGCTCGCAGAGGATGAGGTCGTAGTTGCCGCCGGAGAGGATGTACTCCGCGCTGAGCAGTACCTCTTCGATGGTTGCGGCGATGCCGCGCTTCAGCAGGCAGGGCTTGCGGACGTGGCCAAGCTCGCGCAGCAGGTTGAAGTTCTGCATGTTGCGCGCGCCGATCTGGAAGCAGTCGATGTAAGGCAGCATGACTTCGATCTGCGAGATCTCCATGACCTCGGTGATGACGAGAAGGCCGGTCTCATCGGCAACCTCGCGCAGCAGCTTCAGCCCTTCGACGCCCATACCTTGGAAGCTGTACGGCGAGCTGCGGGGCTTGTAGGCGCCGCCGCGCAGGAACTTTGCGCCTGCTGCCTTAACCTGCTTCGCGCTGGTGAGAATCTGCTCCCGCGATTCGACCGAACAGGGGCCGGACATGATGATGATCTCTTCGCCGCCGATGACGACGCCGTTGGAGAACTTTATCTTCGTGCCTTCGGGACGGAAGTTGCGGCCCGCCAGCTTGTAGGG
It encodes:
- the aroF gene encoding 3-deoxy-7-phosphoheptulonate synthase, with translation MIVAMQDHATEENIQSVIERMVELGFNVHRTTGAAQTILAGVGTPEHFEVAEFKVLPGVHDAYRISSPYKLAGRNFRPEGTKIKFSNGVVIGGEEIIIMSGPCSVESREQILTSAKQVKAAGAKFLRGGAYKPRSSPYSFQGMGVEGLKLLREVADETGLLVITEVMEISQIEVMLPYIDCFQIGARNMQNFNLLRELGHVRKPCLLKRGIAATIEEVLLSAEYILSGGNYDLILCERGIRTYETYTRNTMDISAIPVLKKLTHLPVFGDPSHGVGIRDLVPPMALASVAAGADGLLMEMHPNPDKAMSDGAQSLYPEQLVKLVAQLRQLAPIVGRKIA